GACGCAGGATGTATAATTGTATACAATAATACAAAGATACATTTTGAATAATCACTTTTGATACATAAAACTTTTCCAAGACAAGTATATATAATAAAATCAATATATTTTAAATCTCAAGTCAGAGAGATCAGATTTCTTTAAATATTAAACAATATAATATTTAAAAAGATTTATATAAATTAAATTTGAAAAGGAGTAAATAACTATGAATGTTGAAAGCTTATACAGCAGTTATTCTGAATTGATAAAGGAGAATAATAACATTGAATCCGAAATGTTTACCAAGTATAATGTAAAACGCGGTTTGAGAAATAATGATGGTACAGGAGTTTTAGTAGGGCTGACAGAAGTTGGGGATGTCCATGCTTACATAATGGATGAGAATGAAAAGGTTCCTGTAGAAGGAAGACTTAGATACCGTGGAGTAGATATATTTGATTTGGTAAAAGGATTCCAGGATGAAAAGCGTCTGGGTTTTGAGGAATGTGTTTATTTATTGCTATTCGGAGAGCTTCCAACAAAGGAAGAACTTGATACATTTTCAGCTTTATTAGGTTCAAGAAGAAAGTTGCCCCGTGCTTTTACCGAGGATATGATTTTAAAAGCACCCAGCAAAGATATTATGAACAAGCTTGCAAGGGCAGTACTGGCTTCTTATTCCTACGACCCCAATCCTGACGATACAAGCGTTGAAAATACTTTGAGACAGTGCATTGACCTCATTGCCAGATTTCCGGCTATGGCTGCCTATGGCTACCAGGCAAAGAGTCATTACCATGACGGTAACAGTTTATTTCTCCACAGCCCTAAAGAGGATATGAGTACTGCGGAGAATATTTTACATATGATACGTCCTGATTGCAAATACACAAGGTCAGAAGTTGAAATTTTAGACCTTCTACTTGTACTTCATGCAGAGCATGGCGGAGGCAACAATTCAACCTTTGCAACCCGTGTTGTTTCATCAAGCGGAACAGATACATATTCAGCTATTGCTGCCGCAATCGGTTCCTTAAAAGGTCCTAAGCATGGTGGAGCAAACATTAAGGTTATGCAAATGATGGAAGATATAAAGGCTAATGTTAAAAAATGGAGTGATGAAGGCGAAGTCAGCGATTATCTTGTTAAGATACTGAATAAGGAAGCAAATGACAGATCAGGTCTTATTTATGGTGTGGGTCATGCAGTTTATACCCTGTCCGATCCCCGCGGAATAGTACTTAAAAAGAAAGCAGAGGAGCTTGCTAAGGAAACAGGCAATGAGGAAGAATACAATCTCTTTACACTTATTGAAAAACTTTCTCCAGAGGTATTTGCAAGGGTGAAAAGATCTGATAAAGTAGTTAGTGCAAATGTAGATTTCTATTCGGGTTTTGTATACAAATCTTTGGGAATTCCTCATGAACTGTATACGCCTCTATTTGCAATATCAAGAATTGCAGGATGGAGTGCCCATCTCCTGGAGGAAATTATAAATGGGGGAAGAATTATACGTCCGGCATATAAAAATGTGCTCGGAAAGGTTGCTTATAAGCCTATGAAGGACAGATAAAATCTTGATTTGGAGGTCATGAAATGAAAGGAACAATTACTGAAAAAATATTGAAGCAGCATCTGGTTGAAGGTGAGTTTGGCATTGGAAATGAAATCGCCATTACAATAGATAATACTTTGACTCAGGATGCAACCGGGACTATGGCATATCTGCAGTTTGAGGCCATCGGAATGGATAGAGTGCAAACAGAATTAAGCGTAAGCTTTGTTGATCATAATACACTTCAGACAGATTTTAAGAACGCGGATGATCATCTCTATCTTCAGTCTGTCGCAAAACGGTATGGACTATACTTTTCCAAACCTGGAAACGGCATTTGTCACCAATTGTTCCTTGAGCGTTTTGCACGTCCGGGGAAAACCCTGATCGGTTCAGATAGTCATACACCTACAGCAGGGGGG
This genomic interval from Pseudobacteroides sp. contains the following:
- a CDS encoding citrate/2-methylcitrate synthase — its product is MNVESLYSSYSELIKENNNIESEMFTKYNVKRGLRNNDGTGVLVGLTEVGDVHAYIMDENEKVPVEGRLRYRGVDIFDLVKGFQDEKRLGFEECVYLLLFGELPTKEELDTFSALLGSRRKLPRAFTEDMILKAPSKDIMNKLARAVLASYSYDPNPDDTSVENTLRQCIDLIARFPAMAAYGYQAKSHYHDGNSLFLHSPKEDMSTAENILHMIRPDCKYTRSEVEILDLLLVLHAEHGGGNNSTFATRVVSSSGTDTYSAIAAAIGSLKGPKHGGANIKVMQMMEDIKANVKKWSDEGEVSDYLVKILNKEANDRSGLIYGVGHAVYTLSDPRGIVLKKKAEELAKETGNEEEYNLFTLIEKLSPEVFARVKRSDKVVSANVDFYSGFVYKSLGIPHELYTPLFAISRIAGWSAHLLEEIINGGRIIRPAYKNVLGKVAYKPMKDR